The Tindallia californiensis genome segment TAGATGTTTCAACATGTTTGACGAAATATCCATAGCCGTCACCTGGCACCCTTTTTTTGCAAAGGCAATGCTATGTGTTCCCGGACCGCACCCAATGTCCAGCACCTTGCTCTGACTGGAAATCATACCTTTCTGAATCAGCTCTTCTGCCATCTGATCTGCTTTTTCTTGACGTTTTTCAGCACGTTGATTAAACTCATTTGCCCTATCGTCCCAGAAAGATTCGCAGGTTTCCATATCTAACTCTTGATTTAACTGATTAATCCAATACTCAAGTTTCTCTTCATTCATTTGTAAACCATCCTTTCCATTTATCCGATGACTGTCATCGCTAAAGCTGGCTCTTCAGTAAGAAAGAGGTAGCGCTTCACCGAAAGCTAAAAACTCTGTTTTATCGTAACATCCTAGGGTCTGCCATGCTTTCTAAATCTCTCCCTAATAGTGCCAGCGAGGTTACCAAAAGTGTAAGAAAAATCCAAGGAAACAGTAACCACCATTTCCAAAAAGGAGTCATAAAGATCCCTTGAAAATTAACAGCATGGTGAATGATCAAGCCCCAACTTCTTGAAGCTGGATCGCCAAGGCCTAGAAAAGCTAAGGAGGACTCGGTTACAATGGCCATACTTGCCAAACGGATCATGTTAATCATCAGTAATGGAAACAACTCTGGAATAAGATGTTTCCATATCATATAGGGAGCCTTCCCGCCGTAATGGGATGCCATCTTGATATAAGGTTGTTCTCTTAGGGATAATGTTGCTGCCCGGAGAATTCTTGCTGGTCTGGACCAGGAAAACAGAGCTAAGACAATAATGATATTTTTCAGGCTTGATCCAAAAAAAGCAGCAATCACAATCATTGCTGGTAATTCAGGAAGTGCCAGCATGATATCAATGAACCGTTGGATACATCTATCCATAACGCCTCCTTTCCAGGCAGCCATGATGCCAATAATCCCACCTCCCAAACCTGCCAGTAGAGAGGTTCCCAATCCAACCAACAGGCTGGTTCTGGCACCATGGGCAATCATTGACCAAATATCAATCCCTAGCTGATCCGTACCCATAATATGAGGCCATCCTGGCGGTTCCAAAGCTGGTCCTGATGAACGCTGATGTGGTAAGTTGGTAAGGACTGGCGCAAAAATAGCCATCATGGTTAAGGTTATTAATAGAAGCATTGCCAGCTTTCCGAACAAAGATCTGGCTTTCCAGAAAAAAATCAAGGCTTTCATTTCGCCCGACCTCCTTTTTCAATACGAGGATCAACTTTTAGATATATTAAATCAGCTATCAGATTAGCAAGAATCACCGTTATCCCCATTACCAAAAAAATCCCCTGAAGCAATGGATAGTCTCGATAGGCGACAGCCGTTGTCATCAATGTGCCTAATCCTGGATAAGAAAAAAGGTTTTCCACGATAACCGCTCCACCAACTAACCCGCCTACTTGCAACGCAATTCTTGTAATGAGCGGTAATAAAGCATTGCGCAGTCCATGAATATACCGGATGCGGTATTCTTTTAATCCTTTCGCTCGTGCTGTGGTCATATAGTCCTTGGTAAGCACCGTGCTTAAGCTATTTCGTACCATCAGATAAATACCACCTGTTCTCGCTATGGTCAAGGTTATGATAGGTAGAGTCGCATGCCTTATGATGTCAATCACTTTTGACCAGTGATCTGTATGCATTGCAAAATGTGTCTTTGCCCCAGAAAGTGGAAGCCAACCTAACATCACAGAAAACACAACCAACAAAACCAATCCTATTAAAAATGCTGGTATTTCAGACAATACAATAATCAGGCTATACGTTAATGAATCTTGCCATTGATTTCTTTTCCAAGCAGAATAAGTACCAAGCAACACTCCTGCTAAAATGCTTAGCGCTAAAGAAGTGCCCACTAAAAAGAAAGTCCAAGGCAACCGCTTCATTATGAGATGACTAACCTCCTCACGATGACTATAACTAAAACCGAACTGACCACGACTTACATCCATCATGTAGTTGACGTATTGAACATGTAACGGTCTGTCCAAACCATAATACTCTCTATAGTAAGTTATTTGTTCTTTCGAATATTCCACAGAAGCCTCATGATCATCTCCACTAATATATAAAAAAGGATCTCCCGGCATCATTCTCGGAAGTGCAAAATTAAGGCTAAGAATGACAATAAACGTCATCAGATACTCTGCTTTTCTATCCATTGATCAGACCTGCTTTTATCAAGTTCTCACAAGGGCTTTGATGATTATTTGGATGATTGATCTGTAGAATTCTATTAGCGTTGCCTTCTTCAATGACCTTTCCTTTATCCAAAACGATTAATTGATCAGCTATCTTTCTTCCTAAGTTTAAATCATGAGTAATAAAAAGAAGTGCAAAACCCTTCTGGCTTTGAAGGCCTTTAAGCAGCCTTAATACATTTGCCTGTGTTGAAACATCCAGCATTGACGTTATTTCATCCGCTATTAATACTTTAGGGTTCATCACCAATGCTCTTGCAAGAGCAACCCGTTGTCGTTGACCTCCACTAAGACTTGAAGTATAACGGTGTAACCATTTCTCCTCATCACTTAACTGTAGATCTCTTAAAGCATGCTTCACCCTTCTTTTTCTTTCAGCTTGATCACCTATTTTATTAATTTGCAATGGTTCGCTTACTACTTCTTCTACAGTCATTCGATGGCTTAAAGCGCTAAAGGGATCTTGAAGTACCAATTGCACGCCTTCTTCACAGCAAGAAAAAGGATGTTCTTTGAGTTTTTTCCCATTAAAAAAAACGTCTCCTTCATCGGCTTCAGTAAATCCGCCTAACACCTTAGCCAAAGTAGATTTTCCAGATCCAGAAGGACCAATTACAGCAAGCGTTTCGCCGTGTCTTAAATTCATATAGACCTTATCTAAGGCTACGATAGATTTTTTTCCAATATCATATTCTTTACTTAACCCTTCTCCTTTTAGTACATGAATTAATCCATTTTGATGACACGCTACCTTGCGTTCAATTGAAACACTTTCCAAGGAAGGCATGTGGCGGTAACAAAGCGAAGACGGCTGTGTACAACGATTATTAAACACACAGCCTTCTTCTATTCCATTGTTGCTTTCTCCAGGAATACCCCATAAATCTTTATAAGGCGCCAGTTCAACCGACGCATTAAACAAACCTCGGGAATAGGGATGCATAGGTTTTTCAATCACGGCATCCGTTGCTCCCTGTTCCACCACACAACCTCCATACAATACCATTATCTCTTGGGTAAGCTCTCCAATCAATTTAATGTCATGAGAAATAACAAGCATGGCAAAATTCATTTGTTTTTGCAAGCTTTGAATCCGTTGAATCATCTCCGCCCTTGCAAGCCCATCGAGCGAACCTGTGGGCTCATCAAGGATTAAAAAGCGTGGCTTACAAGCAACAGCCATCGCCAAAAGTACTCTTTGCTGCATTCCTCCAGAAAGCTGATGTGGAAAAGCTTTTGCTTCCCACCCCTCTAAACCTACAGATTTCAAAAGACTTTCTGCTTCCTGCTCAGCTTGCCTGCTATCCATTATCTTTCTTTCTACTAACCTTTCTGTTAACTGCTTACCAATTGGCATCACAGGATTCAATACATTCATGGAATTTTGAAACATCATCGCCATCGTATTCCATCGATGTTTTTTTTGTTCTTTTTCCGGCAAGCTTAGGTAGGGTTCTCCAAAAAGCTTTAATTCTCCAGATCTAGTATGCTTTCGATGAATAAGCCCCATCATCGCAAGTGCCAAAGAGGTTTTTCCACTTCCTGACTCTCCCACAATTCCTATGCTTTTACCTTCTCGCAAAGTAAAAGAAGCTTTTCTCAAGGCCACTACTTTTTCCTTTTCTGTCTGATATTGTACTCGAAGGTCTATGGCATTAATGGTACGGTCCATCTTATCCTCCTTATCTTCTTAATCCTAATAATTCAAGCAGGAAACCTAATAGTCTAGGTAGGAAAGTTTATTGTGCGTCATGTTATGATGATCAAAAACATGCATCCATCCATCGTAGGCTTCTTTATTATATACGGTATATCCTGTTCTTAAAAAAAGAGGTATTTCCGGCACTTCCTCTGCTAATATATATTGGATTTCTTTTATCTTTTGCTTTCTTTCTTCTTCATCCAAAATCAAAATCTGTTCTTCCAACATATCCATTAATAATGGATGATGATAACCAGGCACACTGTTTACCCAGTCGCTGTCGGCTGTCGTAAATCGAGCTCTTAAGTAATCCGCGTCCCGAGCCCATCCGCCATGACCAACAATAGCCATTTCATACTGACCATCGGCAATTCTCTGATCTCTGGACTGGCTATCCCTCGAATGCAGGTTTATTTCGATCCCAATATCTTCTAATTGTTCACGAATTAATTCGCCCATCCTTACTTCTTGGTCTTCTCCTGTTAGTAATTCAAAGGATAGATTTTCTGTTTCTATGTCATTTTCAGCTAATAGCCGCATCGCTTTATCCGGTGAAAAGTCGTATGCCGTCACTCCTGCATCATGCCAGCGATGATCTGGTGGCAAAATTCCCAAGCTGCCCGGAATACCACCTCCACGAGCTATTCTTTCTACTAGGGCATGCCTGTCAATAGCATATGCCATCGCCTGCCTCAGTTCTTTCTTTTTCAGCTCTGGTTTTTCTTCCATATTAAATCGCAGACGATAACCCCAGACTCCCGGTTTTTCTACAAGCTGATATCTTTCATTCTCTTGAAAATATTCCAAAGAGTCCATCGGGATATCCGATAGATGAATGTCTTCGTTCCGAAGAGCCAATACCGAATCACTCACCGGTATGAATTCAATAATATCTACCTTTTGTTCTGGTCCCCAAAACAAATCAAAGGCTTCAAACCGATAAGTTCCGTGTTCCTGTTCGTAATGTGTTAATTCGTATGGGCCAGTTCCTATCAAGGACTCCGGTTCATGAAAAGACTCTGGTTCCTCTATATCCTGCCAGATATGTTTTGGTAAGATACTAATACCAAATAGCTCTTCTATAAAGATAGGACTTGGTTCTCCTAGCCGAATCACTACCTCGTGATCATTCATTACGTTTACTTCCTGAATAAAGTTTTCGTCCAGTAGCTGAGCTGAAGAAACTACCGGTGTATATTTTCTTGCATATTCTAATGTAAAAGCAACATCTTCCGCTGTAAACGGCTTTCCGTCATGCCACTTCACTTCTTCTTGTAAAATAAGATGATATTCTAATCCATCTTCAGACATCTCCCATTTTTTTGCTAGCCATGGAATATATCCATTTTCATCTTTTTCCACCAACTTATCAAAAATAAGGTTTACCTTATAACGTCCAGGGCCTCTGGAATGAGTGGCATATGGTTGTGGCAAACCATAATCTCCTCCCTCTAACCGGATCAGTCGCTGCTCTTCCTCCATTACTGATTGCTGACCATTTTCAGACTCTGCCGGATTGCCGCAGGCTGTCATCAACAGAGCCGTTACCATCAATAATGTTATCATCTTCTTGCTAATCTTCTTCATCTCCCTTACCTCCCTATATAATATCCTTTTTAACATCGATGCTTTTATTCCTTTGATGAGGTTAAAGAAAACAAAAAAGCCTCCTGATATCCTCAAGAGACTTTTCCCATTTTAAAGTCACTTCTTTTTTCTAAAAAATATACAGATTCCCATCATATATTTTTCCTCATCTAAAGGCAGGTCTCCTGGCTTACGGTTCATCCTTTTCCTCACCTTCCCAAGAATCACTCAGTGGTATATCGAGGAATTGTCGCCGCTTACAGTGGTGGGTCCGCGCCGGATTTTAACCGGTCTTCCCTATTCTCCCTCTTTCTTAAGGGCACCTTCGATGCAATTGATCATTTGCCATTATATCAATAACCTTGTTGTTATTCAAGATAATCATCGGATAAATGTCAATAGTCTGAGAGAATAACCATCATTTTCTAATCGCAAAAAAGCGGCTTCTGCATAATGCAAAAGCCGCTTTTCACTCTTTCTAATCTTCTTCCAGGATCTGTTTCTTTTTTCTAAGAAAGAAAAATACAGATAAAATGGTGACTGTCCATAAACCAATCGATATCGGACTACTGACAAAGTAAAGGTAATTACCACGCGCAATGGTTAAGGCTTGTCTGAAACTAGCTTCAAAAAGAGGTGTTACTAAAAATGCCAAAATCAAAGGTCCGTCTGGCAATTTATACCATTTATAAAAATAGCCAATAAAACCGGAAACAATCGCAATGATCGTATGATATGGCATATTACTGTAAGCATAGGTACCAATAACCAGGAACACAGCAATAATAGGCCATAATACCTGAACAGGTATCTTTGAAAGCTTTGTAAAAACAGGAATTAAAATCCATCCAAAAACCAAATTGAGCGGATTGGTCATCAGCATCAATATAAAGAGGGTGTACACTACTTGGGTATGGTCTACCACTACCCGAGGACCTACCGGTACGCCTTCCATTACCAAGGCCGCCATCATTAGTGCGGCAATTGAACTCCCAGGAATACCAAAGGTTAACATCGGGATAAAAGTCGCACCGCAAGTCGCATTATTGGCAGCCTCTGCCGCCGCAACACCATCTAAGGATCCTTTACCATAGTTTTTATCACTGGATATCTGACTATACACCGAGTAAGATGTATAGGATGCCAGAGTAGCTCCTGGTCCTGGAAGGGCTCCCAGAAAGGTCCCCAACACCGATCCTATTCCGATGGCTTTTCCGGACTTAAATAGTTCTTTAATCGTCAATCCTTCTTCTTTTTTCTTAGCTTCATCCAAAATACTGTCTCCCAGATCCCCGGATTTATCAGGATCTTTAAGAAACTCATGAATCTCTTTGACAATAACAGGCAGAGCGAAGAAACCCATCAGTAAAGGCACTAACGGAAATCCAGATTGCATCTGTCTGATGCCAAAAGTAAATCGAAGGCCTCCTGTAATAATATCTCTCCCAATAATAGCTAAAAAGAATCCAATTCCTGCAGACATAATCCCTTTACCTGGGTTTTCTGCCGAAAAAACTACCACTAATGATAAAGCCAGCATATACAATGCCGTCAGTTCTGCCGGTCCAAATCTAGGTGCCATTCGTCCAATAGGTACTACTAGAAAAATAAGGACAAAAGAACCGAAAAAACCACCCAAAACAGAAGCATATAGCCCCATTTGAAGTGCTTTTTTCCCTTTTCCCATCTGAGTTAGGCCGTATCCATCCGCAACGGTGGCGGCCGCACCGGAAGTTCCAGGTGTTCCAAAGGCAATTGCTGTAATCGACCCTCCATAAGTACCACCCACATATGTACCAATCAGCAACCCCATGGTTTGAGCTAATGGCAACACAAAGGAAAACGGCAAAACCAAAGCAATAGGAAGACTATGCGCTAATCCGGGGATAGCCCCTACAGAAATCCCTACAACAATTCCCATCATAATAAAAAGCATCGTTTGAATAGTAAATACGTCTGCTACAGCGCCTGATAATGCAACAGTATCAACAGCCATCTTAAGTCCCCCCTTTTAAGGCAATGGTGTTCTTGGCATGTACATAGATAGCAATTCAATAAATAGTATGTGAATCACAATGGCTACCACAAGTGCTAAAGCGGCCATTTTCCCTGCCGTTATAGCAAAGCGACTAAAGTCTTTCTTTCTTTTTGCTTCACGATAAATGGTCCATAACCACCAAAAAAATAGAAAGGCAAAGGTTGACGTTGCTAAGCCAATATTTCTAAAAGACCAAGAATAAGCCCACATGAAGATAGCGATGGCTATTGCACAGGGTAATTTCCCAGTCATCTTAAATTCAACTTTTGTTTCTGGCTTCAATATTTCTCTAATAGGTACCAAGACGCCACCTACCGCCATCAAAATCAATGAAATTCTAGGTACAAATAGTTCCATTGATCTTAAAGAGGAGGTGAATGTCCAGGCATATCCTCCCATAGAAATGATCGTAATCAATAGCCCTACTTTAGAGTTTAATGATAATTGGAATTTTGAACTCATCCTAACACCCCTGACTAAGCTTAGTCATAAGCTTTGATTGTTCGGAAATTTTCGTCTTTTTTTCAACAGAGCCTATCACCATTTTGGTTTTAGGCTCTGTTATTAACTGGTTTTCTATCAATAATGTAATGCTTTTAGATCAATATCAACCTTTAATCCAAGGTTTCGATCCATTCCATATAATTAGGAATCATGGTGCTTTTTACATCCATATAGAACTCCCATGTTTCTTCAGCATTTAAGTAATGAGCGACTACACCCATGTCCTTAAAGCTTTCTTGCAGTGTTGGCATCTCTGCTACTTCACCAATCGCTGCAGATATTCTATCAACCAAAGCAGGGTCTGTCCCTTTAATGGCCCATAATGCAATCGGATGTCTTTCTCGACCATCTTCTATACCAAACTCGGATACATTCGGCACGTCTTCCATCAATGGATCCCTCTCTACCAATGGTTGTGTATTAACCATGACGCTCATATCACCATCCTGGTGAAGTGGAACAGCCGCCGCTAAGCTTAAATGTCCAACGTCTACATGGCCTCCTGTTAAGTTCAAGGCTACATCTGCACCACCTTCTAAGCCTACAAAAATATAATCAAGTTCATCAGGTGGTAAGATTTTTTCGACAATGTAATGTCTGACATTGCCTTCCCCCTGACCTCCAAATACAACCTCGCCCGGGTTTTCTTGAATATATTCTATTAACTCATCTAAGGTTTCCCAAGGTGCTCCTGAACGATTTCCTATAACGAAAGTTGGACTCGCCAATGTTGCAACTGCTTCAAAATCATCAATTGTATAGCCCCTGTCACCAGCTGCTGGTTCAAACAGCAGCGGCCCTGTATGTCCCCAGAAAAACATATTAGAGTCCGGTGATTGATTAGAAACATGATAAGCTGCCTCTGTGCTCATTCCACCCGGCATATTTACAATATTGGCATTAATTCCAAATTCTCTTAAATACTCTGCCATGTACCTAGCCGTCAAGTCATTAGAGCCACCCGCACCAAACCCAACGATAATATCAATATCCACTTCTTCCTCTACTGCTTCCTCAGACACTTCTGCTTCTTCTGCTGATTCTCCCATCTCCGTTGGTGCTGATTCTTCCGCTGGTTCTTCTCCACCACATCCAGTTACCATTCCTCCTGTTAAAATAAGAATCAATAACAAGAGTAATGTTCTTTTGATATTCATATTAATATCCCCCTTTAGGGTCCAGTCGGTTTATACAATCACCCAACATTGCGTTTTATAGCTTCTCTTTAAGCAGCATTATGAATTATTATGTCGAAGCGCAACATCAGCGCTTCGACATAACTGACAGAAACTTACTTTCACCCTTTCAAACCAGTTAAGGTGTTTTAGTCTTCAAACGCTTCCACCCATTCAATAAATCGTGGTAACATATCATCCTGCACATCCATAAAAAATCCCCATTGATCTTCAGGATTCAGATAATGAGCGATGATCCCAATATCTTGATAGTTTTGAATTAAGGTTTCACTTTGAGAAGCTTGTTCCACCGCATTGCTGACACGATCAATAAGTTCTTGCGGAGCTCCTTTAGGTGCCCATAAGCCTAGTGGATGTGGTTCTTTCGCATTAATTCCAAATTCTTCTATGTTTGGAATGTCTGGCATTAATGGATCCCTATCCACCAATATTTGCGTATTAACCAATACGGATAAGTCTCCATCTTCATGCAATGGCCTTGCCGCCGCCAAACTCATATGACCTAAATCCACATGTCCACCTGTTAGGTTCAAAGCAACATCGGCTCCGCCGCCTAGTCCAACGTAGGTGTAGTCTAATTCATTCGGATCAAGGATTAGTTCTGCAATAAAATGCATCATGTTTCCTTCTCCCTGACCACCAAGTACCACTTCTCCTGGATTTTCTTGAATGTATTCAATCAAACTTTCCATATCATCCCAAGGTGCATCCGCTTTCGATGCCAAAGCAAATGTCGGACTGGCTAATAATCCAGCCGGTTCAAAATCATCTATCGTAAAACCCCTATCACCTGTCGCTGGCTCAAACAACATAATCAGTGGATGTGCCCACATAAACATATGTGAATCCGGCGCCTGTGTTGATACGTGATAGGCAGCTTCCGTTCCCATACCACCAGGCATATTAATAACGTCCGCATTAACACCAAATTCTCTTAATGCTTCTGCTAAGTATCGTGCTGACATATCATTTGATCCACCTGCCCCAAATCCAACAACGATATCAATGTCAATTTCCTCAAGTTCTTCACCAGTATCTGCTGGTTCTTCCGCAACTTCGTCTCCCGGATCATCGGCAGGTGCTTCAGCTGGCGCTTCTTCCTGTCCACCACAGCCCGCCAATAAGGTGATTACCATTACCATCGCTAACATTAGTAATAAGATTTTTTT includes the following:
- a CDS encoding ABC transporter substrate-binding protein, translated to MKKISKKMITLLMVTALLMTACGNPAESENGQQSVMEEEQRLIRLEGGDYGLPQPYATHSRGPGRYKVNLIFDKLVEKDENGYIPWLAKKWEMSEDGLEYHLILQEEVKWHDGKPFTAEDVAFTLEYARKYTPVVSSAQLLDENFIQEVNVMNDHEVVIRLGEPSPIFIEELFGISILPKHIWQDIEEPESFHEPESLIGTGPYELTHYEQEHGTYRFEAFDLFWGPEQKVDIIEFIPVSDSVLALRNEDIHLSDIPMDSLEYFQENERYQLVEKPGVWGYRLRFNMEEKPELKKKELRQAMAYAIDRHALVERIARGGGIPGSLGILPPDHRWHDAGVTAYDFSPDKAMRLLAENDIETENLSFELLTGEDQEVRMGELIREQLEDIGIEINLHSRDSQSRDQRIADGQYEMAIVGHGGWARDADYLRARFTTADSDWVNSVPGYHHPLLMDMLEEQILILDEEERKQKIKEIQYILAEEVPEIPLFLRTGYTVYNKEAYDGWMHVFDHHNMTHNKLSYLDY
- a CDS encoding ABC transporter permease, which translates into the protein MKALIFFWKARSLFGKLAMLLLITLTMMAIFAPVLTNLPHQRSSGPALEPPGWPHIMGTDQLGIDIWSMIAHGARTSLLVGLGTSLLAGLGGGIIGIMAAWKGGVMDRCIQRFIDIMLALPELPAMIVIAAFFGSSLKNIIIVLALFSWSRPARILRAATLSLREQPYIKMASHYGGKAPYMIWKHLIPELFPLLMINMIRLASMAIVTESSLAFLGLGDPASRSWGLIIHHAVNFQGIFMTPFWKWWLLFPWIFLTLLVTSLALLGRDLESMADPRMLR
- a CDS encoding tripartite tricarboxylate transporter substrate binding protein, with protein sequence MQKKKILLLMLAMVMVITLLAGCGGQEEAPAEAPADDPGDEVAEEPADTGEELEEIDIDIVVGFGAGGSNDMSARYLAEALREFGVNADVINMPGGMGTEAAYHVSTQAPDSHMFMWAHPLIMLFEPATGDRGFTIDDFEPAGLLASPTFALASKADAPWDDMESLIEYIQENPGEVVLGGQGEGNMMHFIAELILDPNELDYTYVGLGGGADVALNLTGGHVDLGHMSLAAARPLHEDGDLSVLVNTQILVDRDPLMPDIPNIEEFGINAKEPHPLGLWAPKGAPQELIDRVSNAVEQASQSETLIQNYQDIGIIAHYLNPEDQWGFFMDVQDDMLPRFIEWVEAFED
- a CDS encoding tripartite tricarboxylate transporter TctB family protein, whose amino-acid sequence is MSSKFQLSLNSKVGLLITIISMGGYAWTFTSSLRSMELFVPRISLILMAVGGVLVPIREILKPETKVEFKMTGKLPCAIAIAIFMWAYSWSFRNIGLATSTFAFLFFWWLWTIYREAKRKKDFSRFAITAGKMAALALVVAIVIHILFIELLSMYMPRTPLP
- a CDS encoding ABC transporter permease, with the protein product MDRKAEYLMTFIVILSLNFALPRMMPGDPFLYISGDDHEASVEYSKEQITYYREYYGLDRPLHVQYVNYMMDVSRGQFGFSYSHREEVSHLIMKRLPWTFFLVGTSLALSILAGVLLGTYSAWKRNQWQDSLTYSLIIVLSEIPAFLIGLVLLVVFSVMLGWLPLSGAKTHFAMHTDHWSKVIDIIRHATLPIITLTIARTGGIYLMVRNSLSTVLTKDYMTTARAKGLKEYRIRYIHGLRNALLPLITRIALQVGGLVGGAVIVENLFSYPGLGTLMTTAVAYRDYPLLQGIFLVMGITVILANLIADLIYLKVDPRIEKGGRAK
- a CDS encoding ABC transporter ATP-binding protein codes for the protein MDRTINAIDLRVQYQTEKEKVVALRKASFTLREGKSIGIVGESGSGKTSLALAMMGLIHRKHTRSGELKLFGEPYLSLPEKEQKKHRWNTMAMMFQNSMNVLNPVMPIGKQLTERLVERKIMDSRQAEQEAESLLKSVGLEGWEAKAFPHQLSGGMQQRVLLAMAVACKPRFLILDEPTGSLDGLARAEMIQRIQSLQKQMNFAMLVISHDIKLIGELTQEIMVLYGGCVVEQGATDAVIEKPMHPYSRGLFNASVELAPYKDLWGIPGESNNGIEEGCVFNNRCTQPSSLCYRHMPSLESVSIERKVACHQNGLIHVLKGEGLSKEYDIGKKSIVALDKVYMNLRHGETLAVIGPSGSGKSTLAKVLGGFTEADEGDVFFNGKKLKEHPFSCCEEGVQLVLQDPFSALSHRMTVEEVVSEPLQINKIGDQAERKRRVKHALRDLQLSDEEKWLHRYTSSLSGGQRQRVALARALVMNPKVLIADEITSMLDVSTQANVLRLLKGLQSQKGFALLFITHDLNLGRKIADQLIVLDKGKVIEEGNANRILQINHPNNHQSPCENLIKAGLING
- a CDS encoding tripartite tricarboxylate transporter substrate binding protein; amino-acid sequence: MNIKRTLLLLLILILTGGMVTGCGGEEPAEESAPTEMGESAEEAEVSEEAVEEEVDIDIIVGFGAGGSNDLTARYMAEYLREFGINANIVNMPGGMSTEAAYHVSNQSPDSNMFFWGHTGPLLFEPAAGDRGYTIDDFEAVATLASPTFVIGNRSGAPWETLDELIEYIQENPGEVVFGGQGEGNVRHYIVEKILPPDELDYIFVGLEGGADVALNLTGGHVDVGHLSLAAAVPLHQDGDMSVMVNTQPLVERDPLMEDVPNVSEFGIEDGRERHPIALWAIKGTDPALVDRISAAIGEVAEMPTLQESFKDMGVVAHYLNAEETWEFYMDVKSTMIPNYMEWIETLD
- a CDS encoding tripartite tricarboxylate transporter permease, whose protein sequence is MAVDTVALSGAVADVFTIQTMLFIMMGIVVGISVGAIPGLAHSLPIALVLPFSFVLPLAQTMGLLIGTYVGGTYGGSITAIAFGTPGTSGAAATVADGYGLTQMGKGKKALQMGLYASVLGGFFGSFVLIFLVVPIGRMAPRFGPAELTALYMLALSLVVVFSAENPGKGIMSAGIGFFLAIIGRDIITGGLRFTFGIRQMQSGFPLVPLLMGFFALPVIVKEIHEFLKDPDKSGDLGDSILDEAKKKEEGLTIKELFKSGKAIGIGSVLGTFLGALPGPGATLASYTSYSVYSQISSDKNYGKGSLDGVAAAEAANNATCGATFIPMLTFGIPGSSIAALMMAALVMEGVPVGPRVVVDHTQVVYTLFILMLMTNPLNLVFGWILIPVFTKLSKIPVQVLWPIIAVFLVIGTYAYSNMPYHTIIAIVSGFIGYFYKWYKLPDGPLILAFLVTPLFEASFRQALTIARGNYLYFVSSPISIGLWTVTILSVFFFLRKKKQILEED